A genomic segment from Fusarium fujikuroi IMI 58289 draft genome, chromosome FFUJ_chr04 encodes:
- a CDS encoding related to acid phosphatase precursor, which yields MKSFVSVAILPLAVQAVRIVQSNDDGWAESYIRTFNDALNSAGYDVVLSAPAENKSGSSSRDERPKDRTTACQYDSCPANSGPVGHDPKRPDLNWVNSFPVTAMKYGIDTFGPSLWDGEAPELAVAGPNVGTNLWLQVPFSGTVGAACYAAHEEGIPAIAFSGASTGNTAFNTSPVPKRSLVYAELATTLVKKIVDSGKPYLPQDVYLNVNFGKVEGKCTDASQFQWVLTRINTGLLSKDDTEWCGEDRLPTETEIALKSGCYASISVGDAADKTTADAARQKVVLGKLKDMLVCVD from the exons ATGAAGTCCTTCGTTTCTGTCGCTATTCTCCCTCTCGCAGTTCAGGCCGTGAGGATCGTTCAGTCCAACGATGATGGCTGGGCAGAGTCTTATATCCGCACTTTCAATGACGCTCTGAACAGCGCGGGCTACGACGTTGTTCTCTCCGCTCCTGCAGAGAACAAGTCTGGCAGCA GCTCTAGGGATGAGAGGCCCAAAGACCGCACCACAGCGTGTCAGTATGACAGCTGCCCAGCCAACAGCGGCCCTGTTGGCCATGATCCCAAGCGTCCCGATCTCAACTGGGTTAACTCGTTCCCTGTCACTGCTATGAAGTACGGTATCGACACTTTTGGTCCTAGCTTGTGGGATGGCGAGGCTCCTGAGCTTGCTGTCGCTGGTCCCAACGTTGGAACCAACCTCTGGCTTCAGGTTCCTTTCTCTGGCACCGTCGGCGCCGCTTGCTATGCTGCTCACGAAGAGGGCATCCCAGCCATTGCCTTCTCTGGAGCTTCTACCGGAAATACGGCCTTCAACACTAGCCCCGTCCCCAAGCGCAGTCTCGTCTACGCTGAGCTTGCGACCACTCTCGTCAAGAAAATTGTCGACTCTGGAAAGCCTTACCTGCCCCAGGATGTCTATCTCAATGTCAACTTCGGAAAGGTTGAGGGTAAATGCACCGATGCGTCCCAGTTCCAGTGGGTGCTGACTCGCATCAACACTGGTCTTCTGTCCAAGGATGATACTGAATGGTGTGGTGAGGATCGTCTCCCTACTGAGACTGAGATTGCTCTTAAGAGTGGATGTTATGCTTCTATTAGTGTtggagatgctgctgataAGACTACTGCTGATGCTGCGCGACAGAAGGTTGTGTTGGGCAAGTTGAAGGATATGCTTGTGTGTGTTGATTAG
- a CDS encoding related to ribosomal protein L1 has protein sequence MAPIDRCLASMARLSLLQTPRPAIPTIPKFLAPAAAQQVRQASVVRIRKTTKKKKALPKDFKRHNLAKREFPQYSLCEAMRVLRAVEVGQPPASVKYEIHINLKTARNGPVIKNSVRLPHPVQSDWRIAVICPEGSEIAQQATAAGAVAVGQETLFEAIKKEQINFDRLICHEASEAALNKAGLGKILGPKGLMPSKRMRTIVPDVVKSMRDSAGAADYRERQGVIRMAIGQLGYSPDQLKNNIKVLLNKVKAECAEISEEVHKEVHEVILSTTHGPGISLNGKLKDAEEQITPEALSSIM, from the exons ATGGCGCCAATTGACCGCTGCTTGGCCTCCATGGCCAGGCTATCCCTCCTCCAGACTCCTCGACCGGCAATTCCCACGATACCCAAGTTTCTTGCCCCGGCGGCTGCTCAGCAAGTTCGGCAGGCTTCGGTTGTGAGAATCAGGAAGacaacgaagaagaagaaggcgttgCCTAAGGACTTTAAGAGACATAATTTGGCCAAGAGGGAATTTCCTCAATACTCGTTATGTGAAGCTATGAG AGTCCTACGAGCTGTTGAGGTTGGACAACCGCCTGCTTCGGTCAAGTACGAAAttcacatcaacctcaagaccGCCCGAAACGGACCCGTCATCAAGAACAGCGTCCGCCTTCCTCACCCTGTCCAGAGCGATTGGCGAATTGCCGTCATCTGCCCCGAGGGCAGCGAGATCGCCCAACAAGCCACCGCCGCAGGTGCTGTAGCAGTCGGTCAAGAAACCCTCTTCGAAGCCATCAAAAAGGAGCAGATCAACTTCGACCGTCTCATCTGCCACGAGGCCAGCGAAGCAGCTCTCAACAAAGCCGGTCTAGGAAAGATCCTCGGTCCCAAGGGTCTCATGCCCAGCAAGCGTATGCGAACCATCGTCCCCGACGTCGTCAAGTCGATGCGAGACTCTGCTGGTGCAGCTGATTACCGTGAGCGACAGGGTGTTATCCGCATGGCTATTGGACAGCTGGGTTACTCGCCTGATCAGCTCAAGAACAATATCAAGGTGTTGctgaacaaggtcaaggcggAGTGTGCGGAGATTTCAGAGGAGGTGCACAAGGAGGTCCACGAGGTTATTCTCAGCACAACCCATGGGCCTGGCATAAGCTTGAATGGAAAGTTGAAGGATGCAGAGGAGCAGATTACCCCCGAGGCATTGTCGAGCATCATGTAA